Below is a window of Cygnus atratus isolate AKBS03 ecotype Queensland, Australia chromosome 3, CAtr_DNAZoo_HiC_assembly, whole genome shotgun sequence DNA.
TTGGCCGCCTGCCGGGTTAAGCTGCAACGAGAACACAGATGGGAAAGAGTAGAACGCGCACCTCCTCGTTTggctttcaaaaggaaatggaCTAACAAATTACTGTAGCGAACGGTTTGGGGTTGATTGGGCAAGTTCTCCTGACTTCGGGAACTTGTCGGGACTACCGGTCTTCTCtttctaatgttatttttcataatactCACCGTAAACCGTTGCCGAATTTGAAAAAGTTACAGGGAGGTCACCTGTGACATCTTTGCGTCTCTCTGGAAAGGGGGATGTGTTGCGCAGAGGTGCGACTCTTTTTCTGTAATCTCTCATCAAAACTTTCCGGGTAAACAGATCCTTCAGCCTGTTGGATACGGACGACCTGCAGGGTCGTCTGCAATTCCCACGATAGGGATAGCTGAAGAGTGGGTACCGAGCGGGAAGGAGATCCGAGCGACAGCTAATGTCGCCATCGAGAGCATGGTGGGATGGGAGCAGCCGGGGACAGGATGCGGAAGGAGAACTCGACAAGAAGGAGCTGCTCTGGAAGGTAGAGGCGGGCAGCGACCTGAGAGGACCAAAATCAGCAGGGGAAGGTGGGatcggggaggggggggggggatgttaGGAATGTTAAGAGAGGAGGAGCAGCCGACAGGAGcaacttttccctttcctgcgGAGGGAGATGATGATGGAAAGCCTGCCCCGAGGAAACGCTTGCCATTTGCCATTCAGGCTGTAAAGCCGCACACGCGTCTTCCTGAGAATGGCTGCATGCACGTGGTGTCACAGGCCGTGAGCTGCTTGGGCAGGGATTTCTCCATGTGGGGCGGTGAGTCCCCAGGAAAGCCATCATCTGGCGGAAGAAAGCCCCGGGGGACTTCTCAGAGGTAAGAAGCCTTCAAATGTACGGGGACCCCTAACTCATGCACTGAGTGTGCGAGACAAACGTCTGTGGCACGAAGATCGAGGACGACTTCTCAGAGGTAAGcagctttccctttgtttctccGTCCTTGCAGGAGCCCTCCTTATGCTCTTTGCGCACTCTTGAGGCCCACAacactcattttctcctctacttAGCATTCCTAGTCCCTGCCGTGGAGAATAATTGCCTCAGGTGACctgaaaattaaactgatattcacgttttaaagaaaaggtacagcGCTGAAGAAGCTTCCAGGGTGGAGTGTAGCTGTGCTACATAAATCCCGAGGCCTCCAGCTTTAGATGTTGGTCACACTGGGGGAACCTGGTGCGCTGACTCTAAGAGGAACAGCAGTATGGAATgtaaagcagagcagaggcgCTGTGGCTAAGCTCTGTGACGAGATGGGAACTTGGTTGTTCTTGTGCATAACCGAGACTGATCCAGCAGAATAACAGTTTTATTAATGGGGTGCTCTCAGACCCTGAGAGCAAAGATACACTTGCCTTGGAAAGACCTTGAAATGGGGCGGAAGCAACGACAGAGATGGACAGTTTTACCTCAGGGCCACCGAATATGTTTGGGCAAGTTCCAGAACAAATTTTTGAGCTATTCCAGCCTCCGGAGGAGGTGTTGGTGTTCCTCTTGCAATATGCAATGAGAGAGGACCAAGCACACCCGGACCttcttaataaaaaacaaacaaaaaaaggcaacacaggGGCAACCTCTGCCCTAAGTTGTGTAAACGCATAAAACTGTGAGTGgcgttttttattttttatttttagctcgCACATCAGCGCTGCTCCGCGAAGCCCTGCCTGCCACTCTCGCCTAACGAGGGGGAGCCGGGCGGCGCCGCAGGACCCCTGCACGCGGCAAAATGGCGGCGCCATTCTCCGGAGCGGGAGCCGCGCCGGGCTGGGCTCGGAACGGGACGCCGAGGCGCGGTGCCGCAACGAGGTTGGTCGTCGGTACCGCCCCGGGAAGGGACGGGACGACACGGCGGTCGGTCGGGGCGCCACCCGGTCGGCGTCTTCTGCGGAAAAGGCCCTTCTACGGGGCgggggcagcgccgcgccgGACCGGACCGGCCGTGTTGCGGGGTCTGCGCTGCGCGGGGCttcggggggctgggggagagcgGGGCGGAGCGgtgggaggcggcgggggggggggtggggcggTTGTGTGCGTTTGGCCGACTCCGCTCTGGGTTGGATGGACTGCTCCGTCCCGAGgcatgctgggagctgtagttctGTGGTGCCGGGCGGCCACGTGGGCTCCGCGGCGCGCGGCCGGTCTTTCcccgagccggggccgggctgtgcGCGCCGGGAGGCGCAGGTTGCCGCTGGCTGCGAGCGCGGTTGCCGGCGGTGAGGTGAGCGAGAGCCTTCGGGGGTGCCTCCCCGGAGCGTCGGGCCGGGAGGGGTGGGGGCTGCGGCGGCCGGGCGCGGGTCCTCGCTGCGCTTGATCGTTGGACTGCGACTCGGAGGTTTTCCTCTCCCTGTGTTCTGACAACCggttctctcctttttctgcgGTTCACCAGGGCAGAAGCAGCTCCCCGCCGCTAGGACCCCTGTGGGTTTTGTTGCCGAGCGAAGGTGGCGCACCGGGTAAACCgaggaaagctgcagctggCGTGCTGCAGTCGCCTGCAGGTTTCCCAGGAGAAAGAGCAACCCGACTGTCCAGGTAAGTCGTAGCGATCTTCGGGTGAAATCGAGGCGTGACGGGGATTTTGTTGGCTCTTTCAGATAGCTGTTCCTACCGAAGATCCCATTGGTTACAAAAGGTAGTAGTAACCTTGCAGTTTCTACGTTCTGTAGTGTCTGTAGCAAAATATACTGGCAGATAAATAAATGAGCAGGTACACATACATGTGACTCTATAGCTGAGATTAAATAACGTGcagttttttctgtgttttatctttCAAAGCACATTGTTGCAGCGTGCCTGAGCTTGTTGCCGAGAGCCTGAGCTTTTTGCTCATGTTACCAAGGAAAGGAATGGCTGTGCTTctccccccctctttttttcttttttttttctctcctcttctccctcagTGACGGGGACTCgaaatgtttttctcagatGTCCAcgtgaaaattaaaaaaaaaaaatgctgatgctGAACACTGACAGAATTGGGTGACTTTTTCAAGGTAGAGAGCAAATAACGTGGAAATTTCTAGTACGTTAGTGTTACTCTGTTAACAAAACTGACGTACTAGCTGCTTGCTGTTCctagttttttggtttggtttggttttggttttcttttcagtagtcTCCCCAGAGGCCTTTGTGGACAAAACTTTGTCCCGCTTCAGCTTTAAGAATCATCCTAGAAATAATGAACAAGTGCTTGCAGGGCTTTCCAGAATTCTAGTTGTGGTTGGTCAAGAAAGACTTGGGAGGCAATTCCTTTCATGGAATCGttgagtggtttgggttggaagggacatttaaagattatctagtccaTCCCCCTTGCCTCGATCAGTGGCATCTTTCACTAGGtcagattgctcaaagccccatccagcccagcTTTGAGCACCTCCAGTAATGGGGCctccacaatttctctgggcagcccgtaCCAGTGTCTTACTACCCTCattgtgaagaatttcttccttttgttcgATCTAGATCTATCCCCTTTCAGTTCATAGCTGTTGCCTTGCCCTGTCGCTACAGGCCCTGGTAAAAAGTCCTTGCCTGTCTTTTTTGGGAGTCCGTTATACGTGTTTAAAGGTagtaatgaggtctccccagagccttctcttctccgggCCGAAGTCTGacagagcactgctgctggcttgCAGGTTAGTGCCGAGCTACCAGAAGGAGGTTTTTATGTACTTTTCCACTTCCTTCAAAGGGAAGTTGAAGCACAGACAAGCTGACTGAGAACACTCCAAAGTGGTGGACGTGAGACTTTTTGTAGGACGCCAGCTCTTTTCCCCTGTGAGCGGAAGGAAAGCTTGTTCGGACACAGGTATCTACCACAGAGGGATGCAGCTCTCTCGTTACCACTTCTGCTGACTCCTGAAGCGATCCTCTGCGCTGGTCCGATATCCCTGCCTGTCTGTGGCAAAAGAGTTTGTCCCTCAGATTGCAGAAGCAGCATTGTGGAATTTAGGTTTTGGTAGGTATTGAGATTGTACCCCTGAAATCTCATCTATCTCAAGATACTACCTGTCCTTGCAAACCTTGCTTCTCTGAAATCCAAGTCATTGTCCTTACCCCAGTAATACCGAAGGGAGAAATGCTCCATTGAGAAGTTATCAGAAAGACAGAATCTGTTTTGGCAAGCCTCCCTCCCTTGGAATCCGTGGATTCCTTAACCTGGCCCTGGCATGAGTATTTGAAGACAAATGCtatccaagaaagaaaaattattttctctctcatttatcATTCTGTAATAGTTTCAGCTGACTTTGGTGACAGCATAATAGCGAAAGTGATTTCACTCTCtaccaaataaaaacataaagttGCTTCTTTTGACTGTCTTGAAAGAATGGTACTAATAATAAATAGGTGGGAAAACCAGAACTGTTGCATTTCTAGAATTTTAGGTGGCCTGAGAAACACACAGCATGCACTAGGGTAGCAGCACAAAAGTATCTCAAAAATGGGCTTCTGCAAACAGAAGGACCTTTGGGAGGTCACTGACATTTGGTCAGAGTGGGCTGACTGAGCCATCATTCTGCCTTCGTAATATTTCATAGCAATTTTGCGATATTGCATGTCTTCAGCTTAAGGAAGACTTTTCTTCCAGGGATTTTCCCTACTGCTTTTACTTCAAACATTACCAGGAAACAAAGTTGGAAGTTCTCACTTGTCCCCTCAAGGCTAGGAGCTGGTTACCCAGCAAGATGCTTGCTTGAGGCACGGGCTCACCAGCTGATTAAATAActgtcctggggcaggagcGTGTGGGACAAAATACTGCAGACAGCACAATCCACGCGTTTGGTTGCTTAATGCCACTGAGCTATGCTTTCGTAGCAGGAATGTGTCAGAAGTAGCAGTAATCCAGGGAAATGACGCAAACCTGGAGGTAGGCAGTCAGCTTTGTGAGCAGGGAGTGCTGGCATGGCCCTGCTCCTCTGACTACATCTGTGTGAATCAAGTAGGGGAAGTGAGTATGGATGTGGTATTTCAGCCCTTTCAGGGAGCTGAACATCACCTGAAAAGATGATGACATCCCTGCCCTGAAGGACCTGCCCACTGCAGTCTGTAGCATTGTGTGCATTTGTAGCTTGATGGGCCTGAGAGTAGGGGACCGTgggatgctggggctggggtttgATTTGGGGGTTCCTGCCACAGCCCCACGAGCTTATGTTTTAAGTTTAAGCTTGGAAATAAAGGGGgagtgagggaagaaaaaaagcaaagccttgCAGAGCGTCAGCTCCACCGAGGAATGAATAACAGTGTTTGCTTCTGGAAGAACTTCCCACTGCAGAGGACGGATGGAGCGGACCCCAAAAGGTAGATGGGGTTGTGTGAGAGCTGGTGATACTGCCAGCAGGACTCCACAGCTGACGATAGACATCGTTGGTTTTGATGTCCATCACAACGGAAAATGCTCGTTTCATTCAATTTGGGGAAGTCGTATGAAACTCGCAGACAGAAACAATATCAGTGAGACTCTGTTATGCAGTCATGGTGAAAGCTTAGCATAGCGAAGACACAGTGTGTATTAGGTAAGGTGTAAAATGGAGTCACACCTCCCAGAAATCCCAGTTTGTGgtctttaagcttttttttttggccggggggggaggggggagggggagagagatgAATATTACCCACCAGAAAGGTGACCAAATCCATGCCTAAAAAGGTCAGCTGCTAAAagcttttataaatgatctttGCACTGcaagtttcagttttcatgaaGCCAAGTTGAGATAAATCCAAAAAGTTCTATGGGTTTAAAAGAACGCTTACTAAAATATTCTTGTCATTCACAATAATAATGGAGTGAGTGAACTTGTTCCACGCAGTgaccttacttttttttttttgtattccagCAAACTGTTTACAATGCCAGGAGCGTAGGTATGGTTTTGTGTAGCATTGTCATTCTGCTCCACCACTCTGATATCTAACAAAGTAATACTTTCTGGATGTTGTCTACgaattctttccttccttacaTAGGAGGTTGATGCACATATTGCCTAGTTTGTCATAGAGCATCGCTgaagtgctgttttatttgtatttgtgaagACAGCAGAATGAAAGACAGCAGCTCGGTGACTCCCACCGAGATGGTCATTAGGATAAAACAGTGAAGTTTctagcatatattaaaaagccTGGAGGAATTAGCATAGCTTGCAGGAAAGCGTGCTGGAAAGAGATGATATTTGAGAGCAAGCGtgaaaatgttgtctttttacCAAGAATGATGAGAACTGATGTGTCCGCCCTGTGTTTGGATAGGTTAGTGAGTGAAGAGGAGCTGAACATAGAGTTTGCAGGGGAATTGGGAAATGAATGAGATAATTTAACCTCTTTTCCATGCAAGcatgtgttggtttttttttttaatcccataCTTTTGTTATTATccagaatttttaatataactctCTATTTTAACTGGTTCGGTTTTATGGATAGCAGCTAACTATAAAAGAACTAAGATCCTGAAGTGTCCTTGGAGCCGCTAACTCTACCTCTTTATCTGTTCCCTAAGAAGATGCCCCGGATTTAAAGACGATGTGTATTAAATGAAGtatgagaagaaacagcttcttCCGACACTTGCGCTCCTTTTCTTCAGCTCGTGCAGAAGGCTGACAGCCTGTCTCACTCTCATCAGTGCTATCCCACCAGCTCCTTtaggagctcagcaccacgtTTGGCCTGTTCTGATCTTCCTGATCtcctcatttctgtgctgcaacaCCACCATCCATAAGAAGTCAGGTAGGATCTGAAGACCTTTGACATTGCTAAAGAATCAAACCTCAGCTGTCAGTTTTAGCCCTTTGTATTCcagatgtttgttttgctggatgatggtttcatttttgattttgtaataTGTTCTTTGTAGAGTTATTTTAAGCAGACAAGTAGGTAGCCTCCTTCCTTCAGTGGAATTGTGCAGGTTTTAGCTGAGCTTTGCACATCTGAGCAATTGCCCAGTGGTTGTTCTAGTCTTGACACGCGTCTCTAAAACCTTTGTCTGCCTCGCCCCTCCTCTTTGTGTATTAAGATGCACGTTTGTGCAAAAATTATGTACGCTGTGCATAAGATGCCCAGCGGTTATGGGGCATTCTCAGCGTTTCACAGATAAGGCTCCATGTTTACTTAATCACTTAAGTGTAGTCCTGGCTTTAAGCGTAGGTGTAGCTAATGATTGTTACTCAAGTGGTTATAAAGTTTAAAATTGTGTATATTGgttgtatataaatatatatatatatacatacatatgtatatatgtatgtgtatatatatatataatgaaactGAGTCTGTGGAGTAAAAGACTTATCTGCTTGTTGCATATATTCATCTATCAGCAGACTCATATGCAAGCTGATCCAAACTGGGTGCCAAGCTGTGCCTTTTTTGTTGCCTGGAATATGCAATCTGTGCACCTCAGGTGTACCTGGTCTATTAACTATCTCTTATATTGTGCCACCCCGTTAATATCAGTCAGTGGATGTACCCAGCACCACCTGGGGCTACACAGAACGTGGAAATTTCTAGTATGTTAATGTCACTCTGTTAACAAAGCTGACGTACTAGCCGcttgctgtttctattttttttttttgtttttcttttcagtagtcTCCCCAAAAGTTTTTGTGGACACGTTGtgtatcttttctgttcttccaggaTTTGTTTGTCAGGAAAGACGACCATGAAATCCGAGGGCTGTGGACAACCATCTACCAGATGGTTGTTGCAGATGCCTTTGGTCACGTTATTTGTCCTTTTAGCTCGCCCTTTCCTTTATCTtgagttgaattttttttgCAGCGCTATGTTTGCAGTGGTAACATTGCTGCCGAAgtgtttttgattaaaaacgaTCTTAACTGTAATAGTGAATTCACCGAGTGTGGCTTTGTATAATGACTCCCACgatcataacatttttttttcctttgtcacagagaggagaaaagctctttccagcgagatggagaaggaattaATTATACCTCTGCCTCATCCTGTGAGACCAGAAGACATGGAGTAACTGTAAGCTGCGATTCTCAGGAGACACTAAGAGTCTGGgttccttctctgcctgcctcCCAAGGCCTCAGGGATGAGAAATCTtaggctttgtttttccctatgAAATACTGTCGTGTTAAGGGGCATAGCTGACTAACTGTTACGGGTCTGGTCGGATTCAGGTTACTGAACTATCACGGTCACGGATTCACCAATAACGTAGCACATCCTTGATCTAGTCGCATTCAATGAGAACTATCACGGCTAGGAACAATGCAATGAAGGGCAGTTTATTACAGCAACCAGggacacaggttctttggattgccggagataaattcactgtctgcaaaagcaagcgAGCAcgcatgaaatacacaggtacTCGTCCTGGCTATTAATgcgttaaaaggcacaaaggctctagagatttctaagtttccatGGAGACACCTGCTACAgccaagtgttcaaatcttacCCCACGACATCCAATGcgggggaagagaggctcagcccgtCGACTGATCCCGGAAGTCAGAAAGGTATCCTTCGtgatggtatcttccctaacatcccCTTTCACTTAAGCCAGTTTACATTGTCcgctgatctattctctttagtgaccagtgataggacccgcaggaatggtgtcaagctgcggcaggagaggttcaggctggacatcaggaagaggtttttcactgagagggttgtcgcgcactggaacagtCTCCCCAGgaaagtagtcactgcaccaagcctgtcggagtttaagaagcgtttggactgaTGCTCTTCTGAGTGAAGGGCTAGCTTAATCTAAAATGTGACCTCTCTGCACCACAATTTAGCAAGAAAAACTTGACCAGTGTAgtaaaaaaatgatgaaatcaGCACAAGCAAATCCAAATATTGTGCTAACTTGACTTCACCTGGTCTACAGCCTGCCCTCTGTGAAGAATCTGAATACATTTCTAGGCTCTTTATTGCATATAACGTAGGAAAAACTAATCAGTGAAATTGCCGCGTAGGTTGAACTGCACTATTGTCATACCGTCAGGATATTGTACCGTCGCTATATGAGAAATTCTTAGCAAATAGAACTAATTGGTTTTTATAACCCTTTAGAACTAAATGAATATGCTCACAATtataaaaaccaaccaaacaaaaaaaagtcccttCTATTGAAGGGTATGGATTTTTTGAAAACGTAACCTACTGAAATCTTTATGCAATATGAAATTGTTCTGGTACACTGTACTCGTGGAAGTAGATAAAACTTTTAGTGAGATGGAGAActtgtttttcactgcttttgcaTCTAGTGAAACATTCTTGAAATTAACAATTCTCTGAGTAAGAgttaaggaaaatgaaggaagaaataatgcaTGTAACTCTTCTGAACTTTGTAGATGGAACAAGTACAATAAGGATCGAACGTCATAATGAggattaatattttaaactacttAAGTAGACTTTTGTAGTGTCGTGCCTCTATATAAATAGTGGTGATAATTCTCACTGTACAAGTTTGACAGTGTTGTCAGTAGCTTGTTGTATGTACTTAGTTGCATAGCAAAGCTTATTAATTGTCTAACATAAGGCATAGTTCTTGCCTGTAACTTTGCACAGGACTTATCACAGCAGAACCATCTCTTCTCAAAAGCAGCTCAGTACGTTTGAAATCTTAAAGCCATTGAAAATACACACCCAGCAGGTCTTTCCAATTACTCTGGAAGAACAAGCACAGGGAGTACTACCTGAATATGACAGGGcccttctttactgtgagggtgacagagcactggaacaggttgcccagagaggttgcggagtctccttctctggagatattcaaaacctacCTGGGTGCCATCCTGCACgatgtgctctaggtgatcctgcttggcaggggggttggaccagatgatcttcagaagtcccttccaacctcaaccattctgtgattctgtaacagAAAGTAGCATGAAATATTGAAGCTGTAATTCACGTGTTTCTCcagcaattcattttctgttactgcTTCTTAGAAAGCTAAAGAGGAGGTAGAGCTGATGAGTGCAGGGAGGCATGAAGAGATTGCTTCAGTTAAAGCTTCTTAAAGCTTAACACGAAGCACCCTTGACATAGTCTCTGTCGTACGAACCAGAAATGAGTGAACAGTGTGCTTTCATTGAGTAGATGACTGtggttttttccccttgcaaatactttgcaaaaaaaagttctgcacTTACAGGAACAACAGAGCTGCTAGAAACAAAGAATTCCTCTTGTCTTACACTTCAAAACTTACAGCTAAATAAAAACTTACCATTTTACAAATGTGAATACTTGTATCATACACCTTAGGAggaatcttttaattttttttttccaactgtctCTAGTGCTTATGCAGAGACTTGTGTATTAACGAGACAGATCCTCTGAAGGATATCTTGTATTGGCTTCAGACCTCtttagcctagagaaaacaGATGGTGTAAGACTTGAAAATGTGGTGATAACCTTAAGCCAGGTTACTTTTTGTCTGCTACAGAAACATGCCCACCTGATTTATGGATACTTGATTTGTCTAAGTGTGTTgcttaaaacttaatttctgtGATGTGCTTCTTGATCGgttgtgttttgtgtgtattttgtgCTAATGACAATAAGGGCTGGCTAGTAGAGGCAAAATTATACCTAGTGTAGGTGAAAGCCTAGCATATTGTCACACTGACTGGCTGACTGCAGCTAGTGTTCAGCTCCTTACGATCAGCAGGTCTGATTTTTCTGTCCTAAGGTTATGAAGGTGTGATGCAGTGTTTGATATTACACTGACTGGTTATATATAGTTTTGGTAGTAAAGAATTGTAGCTAACTGCTATCAAGTGTAGATATCAATTTCAGGCTGAGAGAGAAAGCTTCATTACATACTTTTCACATTCTCCTTTGTCATCTGTATTCCCATTTGCAGGAGGAACGTGGTGCTATTGAAGtcagaaaaatctctctaaCAAAACTTCGTCTGCCGGAATAAGTGTCCAGTAAATGACACTTATTGCTGCTGACATCTCTGAATATAAGAGGTTGTCACcataattccttttcttttgccaagggggtgggagagggaaaCATCGTTTCATGTTGATTTAGTGCAGGCTACCAAGTTGTCACTGAGGAAGCTGCCATCCATCCCTTAGCCGCATGTTCACTTCCCTTGTGTCGGATCGAGCAGTTAAGAGAATGTAGAGgcatttgatttgttttggcTGATATAATGAGAAGctaatcctaaaaaaaaaaaaaaaaaaaaaaaaaaaaaacccacaaacaacaGTGTTTTCTGATGATGAACTCAACTAGCTGGTTCTGTTGCCAGTCACTAAATCCAATGTGAGACAGAATCTGCAGCTGAGGTAAAAGAATTGTCTTTAGCCACTTGGtttgcatgtgtttgttttttttttaaatcagcttaTCTGTGTTCTAAAACCATACCTGTAAGTAGAGACAGCAGGATTCCCTGCAAATGTTAGAGACtcttagaaaaagaagagctaaAAATAATGTCAGGGGCCGGTAGCAAGCTCCAAATCTACACTTACtcagatttttcatttacacCATTTAGTTTTTTGCAGGGACGCAAGTTTTCTTGTATTGAAGCAGTCTAGGCACTCTAACTAGAATCCAGCTGTTCTTCCAGTTTAGCATAACAAAGCGGAGAGGCACAATAAGTTCAACTACATTAAATAAACTTAAGACTGTCAGTGGACAGGCATCCACAGAAGAGTCTAAGCATGTAGCTGCCTTGTCCTATTTTGCATTATTGTTATCCAGGGCATTTTGCTAAGTGGTCTTTCTGGCTCTTCTGACCAGTGAGCTCTTTGCTTTGCAAGTTTatctttttctgacttttttggACTTACATCTGTTAAGACAGTTGCTGGAGgatcattcctttttttttgggtgtttAGTTCAGCCTTGTTAGCACAGGATATGTATTGGACACAGTCtatattcttaattattttttgaatcaGAGGAACTCCAACTCAGCTCCCATACAGCCAACTTGCCCAGCTGGGGAGACTATAAATGGGTGTTAGTAGACATTCCTAGAtgctttcagatgaaattaaCTGATGGTCTAAAATTGGGATACAGTTCTTTAAGTATGCTCCTGTGGAAGGTTTTAAGGAAGTGTTCATATTTTTTGtacttcaaatacattttgctttttcaatgGTCTCGGCCGTTTGTAATACTCCGTTTCATGAGACTTAGAGGCAATTTCACTATTCCATTAGATAGTGAGATAGCAGTCATTAATGTTAGTCAATATGTTGTAATGAAAGAGTTTATGGGATTGTGCTGTGTCTCCCCTACAAGTACGAATGTACCAAGGcaactttcagagaaaaatcgGGGAGTTATATTGCTGCTATGTATGTTATTGAACAAAACTTAGCTTCAGAAAGCCATTTCCTGTTACTGCTGggttgttctgctttctttgcttttcctatgtGCCCCTCTGCTTTGCTTAAAATGACCGTTGTGCCCTGCTGTGAGGATCAAATTGGAAGCAATTCTGTGAGATGGAGACAGCTCAAGCCCCATAAGCAGAAATATAATAGCGTTCCATGTAAGTACTAGCTGGTACTTACTAAAGCTGAGTGATCGTCTGTAGTTCTGTAACGCTTGCAAAGTTCCCACCTTCACAACAGGAAATTCTTTCATCTAAGAGTGGATAACTCATGTTT
It encodes the following:
- the NAA20 gene encoding N-alpha-acetyltransferase 20, whose protein sequence is MLGAVVLWCRAATWAPRRAAGLSPSRGRAVRAGRRRLPLAASAVAGGEGRSSSPPLGPLWVLLPSEGGAPGKPRKAAAGVLQSPAGFPGERATRLSSSCRRLTACLTLISAIPPAPLGAQHHVWPVLIFLISSFLCCNTTIHKKSERRKALSSEMEKELIIPLPHPVRPEDME